The stretch of DNA tcttgggtgcgagaatacgatgaCCCAAcacctggtgggtctgagacaagGCTTGGAAGGGCTTGGCTCGTGCTGGAACCACCACAAGTGCTGTGGATTTAGAAGGTAGAGGATTTGCTTCGGTTTAGCCGTTCTGGGAGAATAGCGATTTGTAGGGGGCTGCGGCTTGCTTGGGATGATTTGTGTGGGTCCAGTAGGTGTAGGGATGTCCTAAGATGGTCTAAATAGGGATGAGTCGAGGCTGGATCACTCAAGCGTAAGCTAGAGCGCATGAATGGACGAGTTGGACAAGGGTTTGTAGTTAAGGTAGGTGCTGGATTTTTCAGCAGCGGGGCGGGAGTGGTCCGAATGTTTAAGAGCTTGGTTTTGGGAGTTTTTAGGACCTTTTAGATGTTTTTAAGGTGtgataaaaagttgggaaagttttggttaagtttcggtacgattcgggttaaaaccgggacctcgtccaagttttaaaacgaatcggctAAGTTATAAAATggactcgagtttacgtctacgaatgcttttaaaaatgttttgggacattttaaggagtttggtaagcttcgagtCAATTTTAGagttccaggggtaaaacggtaatttttgggtttccaggggcaaaatggtcattttgaacCCGGGGTGATATTTTTGTCATGaaagcgccctgagcacattttatcatgttttaaattttcatgcatcacttttatgatttttataaaaattatggtAAATAtaatgcatgcttggttttaaggaaaaagttacgtataagcatgttttttttaagtgatgaatatgatgatatttttgaaggatgtgaattagTTGTGACTGACAATGTATATGTAtgcgatgacatgagatatgatgagctgaggccaaggctcagtggacaggtaatgttgtcgctgatgtccccgccgccgggtaccacggttttatagatggatccatcgaatagagctgatagcaaagtcacaactaatgaactgaattcaatcaaAAAGAAAGTGTATAcgtttatgatgacatgagatgacatgatttgaaacGAGAATGAaaatatatacgtatatgatgacatgatttgacacgagatgattttacacgacacgtttatgttatacttttaagttcatggaagatatgttgagtatgatattttttactgctgtgtgccatgtatatgtacctgttatttctggtacatgtgtgttgagtatttagactcacaaGGCGTGTGCGATACAGGTGAGCTAAacgatgaggagactggaggtgccgaactctgagtaggtagacctggtgcggtgacacgacccgaggaccgcatgtttccGCATTTtgattatgagatttgagaggggatgcatattttcatacgttgacgatttttactcgtttgtgtttacgtatgatttttggataaatttgattaatttaaattgcATTGTTCTTACTGTcaaatttatgattattttaaaggttatttcgaaatgttagtttttttaaaaaaaaaattcagcacttttaaaatgagcagacgtctcatatttaataaaaaaactttaatttttttcataaatattaaaatattagtatTATGAGATACTGTTCGTCACATTCGCCAAAACCTGTAACCAAAGGAAAAAAGGCTTCAACACAAATTCCATCAGGGTTCaagaaattttaatattatgtcTAGCCTGGCCATTTATGGTTCTCAATTGCTAGCTTAGCTTACACAAACTGTGGCTACCTTCTTTAAAATGTAGATAGAGTCATTTGAACGAGAGAAGAGCGATAGTTTTAGACAAATGTTGTTCGCTATTGTTCTATATATACCGAGTTTCGCGAACGTTTTATTCAGCGATTTTCGCCTTTCTTCTCTGGTAGTAACGAAAATCTATCAATTTTTTTCAAAGTTCGGTTTTTTTAATTTGTACTAACATTTTTTCGTATTAATTTCGTAGATTTACTCATCGGTGTGATCTTCCAACGTTACGTGGATTAGCATATCGCGTACGTAAGGTTTTTAAAGTGttttttttacagaaaatttaatatttaattttttcttagtattttatttatgaaatatgttgtagtattttgattaaaaaccgtcgctaattatagcgacggtttttgacaaaAACGTGGCTTAATATTGTGACGGTATTTGACATAACTGTCGCTTACTATAGAGACGGTTTTCACTTACCACTAGACCATGAACACCACTTAAATATTGTTATATTGAGACTACTTTCTCATTCACCATCGTACTCAAAGGCCtaacatatataaataaatttatatagaTGTCAAATACAAGTATGATAAAAGAAACTTAAGAACTAGTCATTTGACGAGTTTCCTACCGATGCATGCGTACTTAAATATCTCGACCCATGCATACAGAATATCGATTAGAAGGTGATACAAAAACTAGAACTATGCATGATGACACTCCCATGATGCTTAAACTCGGTCCTAATTAAGAACTCAACCCAAGCATAAATGGCTATGAAACCTGACCCATGATGCTTAAAATCGACCCTGAGAACTAGCCCAAACATAAATGGCTATGAAACCCGACCCATTATGAATAGCTATGAAACTCGACCCAAGCCCACAAAATTTACAAAATCAGTCGCGTATGTGGGTATAAAGAACATCTTCATCTtgtaaaaaaatcattaattatttacatGCTCTTTCAAATGATCCTGATCTTGTCTTGCTGGACACTTTCTTTTGGAAAACAGAGTACCTGTgacgaaaaataatatttttgattccaaaagacaaaataaaaaaatcgatggatcgagtcagatattcgtctcacaaaattgatttatgagacgatctcataataatttttgtattaatattaatgtttaaaatttttaatacatTCTTTATTTATTCGATTTTAGTCATATAactatatttcaattattagtTACAATCATTCTCATCTAAATCGGTAGTTAAATAACTAATATCATATTCAATTTTGATAAATATGTGTTTAAAAAAATCTCGTGATATGTACACATGTTTAACAACgtaattacaaaaaaatattaacaataaaattagtcaattaattacatgattttgaCGATAAGGACTAAAATCTATTGTCAAAACATAGTTACATTACTATAATTGATTCAACAAAAAATACAAgattaaaattacattttacatatttaaatttccAAATTTAAATCAAGTTGGATTGATgtatttcaaatgtatttttgtagTTTTAGATAAGTAAGaccataaatttcaaattcattcattCAATGTATTTATAGGGTTTCATATTAATTATGATAGATTTCAAGTTCATTAATAATgaagatattttaaattcattctATTTTATATAACTAATATGCAAATAAGTaaattgaatttaatatttcatcTATTATTTCAatgttaacaataaaaatataattaaaactcATTGAATTCAAATCTATACTTCCAAATACAACTTTAATTTTTAAGCATCCACATATAAACTAAGAAAAATCAACACGGGCCTGTACGAATTCATAACCCATAAAATATAGGCCCGTTTGTTTATCGGCCCAAAAGTGTTATCCAGGTCTCGTCTTCTGTTCGGTTCAACCAATCTTCCTCACTCGGAACCACCCAAAATACGACACCGTATCCACTCTATCCGAGCCTCGCCCTGTTTCTCAATTCTGATACATTTCTTTGTTGGAAATAGAAGCAGCTGCACTTTCAACAATGTCATATATGAGAGGAGATTTGCTTGCAAAAACTAGGAAACTCGTCAAAGGGCTAGCCAGAGCTGAGCCCATGTGGCTTAAAGCCATGGAAAAGTACGtcgatttttcttcttttacttCAATTTTATGAAGAAATTATTGGTTCacaattttgatttttgatttGTGTTTTTGTGATATTTTGTAGAGCACCGCCTGCGACGTTTCCTCGGGCGGAGAAAAAGCTGAAGTCCATAAGTTTACCCGAGGATGTTTATGTGAATAAGTTTTTTCAAAAGCATCCCGATTCTAAGCATGAGGGGGCGATCGTGTATTTTGCTAGATCcctttttctctccattttttccGTTTAAGATGTTCATTGTGTTAAATTTTTTACGGTATTTTATGGAAGATGGCTAAAAAAAAAGGAATAGGTTGATTCTTGGTTATACACAGGAGatgttttaattttgatatcatGTGTGATTTGAGGATTAGATATTGAGTAAGCTGCTCATTGGATTGTAAGATTGTGTTTCTACTGTGAGTTCATAGATTTTCTTCAAATTTATTGCCATTAAAACCTTTTAGCTTATGTCAAGATTAAGCCGATTGCAGGTACTATTGCCTGATGACAATCACCATCATATTAGTTATTTCTTGCATTAATTTTTAACAtgattaaataatgtttctttgaATATGTTCAGCAatttcactctttttttctacCTAATCACAGATCCATATTTTCTCATGTTGTTCGATCCATGTCATGATGCCTAATAGTCCCTTTTATTTATACCCACAAAGGTGAAACAAAGAGGCCGAAAACAAAACGTGTTGTGGAACACGATGCATATAGATCTGGATGTATCgaatttcttttccttttttgtcGATTCACGATTATTTATGATGGCAAGAAGAAGACTCTTGTTCATCATTTGAGGAAACTGCTAACATCAGATGTGTGTTTTGTGTAATTTTACATCACACTGATTCTTCGAAGCTAACACCACCTGAGATATTTTGGTAATTAATAATGATAATTTCCTTCAGATTAATGAATGGGGTTTGATATAAAGGACATATGCACACAACATATGTTTGTCGATGAACCTGTGACTACTTCCATGTATCCAACTTCTTAATCCGCTGCCTCCAGTGCTGACAAGAGATATAatttttcaatatatatttaGAAGCATAGTTCAGGGACTCTGAGCTTCTCTATTACGGAAAAAATCTTTTAGAGGTCCAATTGTTCATTTCTGTATTTATTTGATAATACTAGTTATAAAGTATGATTCAATTAATACTGTATGTACATTGGTGTATTGTGTGTGCCGTGGTGTCTGGGTTTTGGAGGAAAAAAATAACTCTTGAGGAAAGAATGGTTTGCGACGATTTTGTGGAGAAGATGCTGAAGGTATATAGGACTCAGTCTTGGGTTTAACTAACGAACTCACTATTTTTGCCCTTTTTGGTGATATTATTGGGatctgttttttattttttatttttggttaattGAGAGATGAATAACATAATGTCGCAGTAAATCTTAATGTTCGTGAGAGTGAGAGTTTTTCACGCATTGAAATTCAGGAAGTTTTATTTTATGTACTTCACACTTTTTTTGTATTGcgatattatgatattttttttatattatacaaTAAGATATATCTATGTCACATAAAAATCAAACAAGTGAACAAATAATTATACTCCAAGTATCCATTGATGTGCATGCATGATTATTCTTTGGCCAATGATGGATTGAATTACGGTTGCCTGGTCAATGGCTTAACACATATGAAAGATTTTGAAGTTGATACGTTAAATACAAAAATGGCATTCGTTATATTTTGTGTTTATATTCATATTTGTTATTCAAAGACCTTTTTTAGTTATTGAACGTATTCACTTGTTGTTTTCCAAAAACGTCGTTCATGAAGataccttttttttttataatataattgacAGGaccaaatatcaaaataaaatatatacaaaaggaaaatgaaacTCCTAGGTGAAATATGTGCTTTATGGAACAAAGTGTGCCAGTTCATAAGGAAGAAAAGGTTTTAGTTCTGCATGTTAGACTTCTGTTTGATCTTATTTAGTGATCGAGTTTAACTAAGAGACGGTTTAGAGAAGAGTATGTCCATTTTTCAGGATAGTGAATATGAATCACTGATTCTTGCACGTGAACAGGATATCTGGTTTTGATCCACCTGCTGCCCGTGTATTTGCTTGGAGGGTGCTTGAGTTAAAGGAGCACGGAATTAGTGATGAGGATGCTATTGCCGTTGCCGATGTTTGTTCTCTGTCACCTACTCTCATTTATTGTCATAAATAAAGCAGTCAAACTTGAAAATGAAATCCCATTTGTTCCCCCTCTGAATCGTGGTTTCTTTGTGGGTAGATGGAATATCGAAATGAGAGAAAAGCCAAAAGGAAGGCATTTGCTCGGCTGAAACAAATTGCTCGGATTCAAGGAAGGAGCCCACCTCCAAATCCATATTCGAGTGCTATCAAGGAGATACAGGCTGAGGAAAGGAAGTTTGTTCATGATCGATTTTATGATTCTGCCACACGAGAAATCTTGCAGAAACTGAAACAGGAGAGGGCAGCTGAGTTCCAGGACAGAAGAGGAGGGTTCATTGGCTCATGAGGTGACTTTATCAAACATAAGTAAGCTTATATGCTAGTTATTGGGGCTGAATTTTGTTTAGATTTATTCCCAGTGGCTCTGGCCGCTTCACAATTCAACGGATCAAGATTTCTTAGATGATTAATAAAAGAGTACACAAGCATCGGATGTATTTGGAATTAACTTATTATGTATTCAAGGGATATTATCCCAACATTTGTATTGAAGTTTCCTTCAGTGGTCATGGATGCATTTGAATCTCCTTGATACTTTCTATAAAAGCTTTTAACACTTCAAGTTAGTTGATTAAATATCAGTTTGAACTGCACAGGTTCCAAACTCGGTGAAAATAGAGAAAATTGGGAAAAACTGCTAGCGTGTTCCAGCAGCTAGTTAAGATGCCACTTCATCATTTCAAACAAATGAAGCTATATTTTCTTTAGGACCATGGATTTATTAAACCTTGCCATGTCAAGTAGAAATTTTCCCGGAATATTTTTACTGAACTAGGTTCAAAGActccaataaaaataaaaattgagtcGACAAAATTAATTTATACAGAAATCTAAAATCACTGCCACTTTTCCAACCTTCGTAAAACAAGGGCTAAGACGAAAATCTTTGAATTTCAACACACCATTTCCTAACATTTGCAGAATCTAGCTAAAACAAGACCAACACATATCTCCTACTCATCAAGTGGCACCAAGCTCATAGTATACGTAGCGATAATAGGAGAATGCATGGATTTTGGCCCAAGTGTCTTAGCATCACAGAGTATTTTCAGTTTCCCTGTCTCGAATTGGTACGAGTATATGTCAGCCGACACCTTTAAGAACACTATTCCATCTTTGAAAGCAAGAGGATCAATCCAAGAAAGCATGTCTTTGCATAACCGGCTTCCCACTTTCTTTGGTATGTCGTATAATacttttgaattttctttctcGAGTTCTTCCAAGGACGTAAAGCATTTTAGGTCCCACTGAGATGTGAAGTGATCCTCTAGCACCCATAGTTGGAGACCATCTTCGGAGATTATAACATAATACAGCTTACCTTGGGATTCTCCTATACACATTTCCGGTATGCTGGACAATTGTGATGCAGGTACAGGAACCGTTATCAACCACGATATCTCGTTGTTAGGGTCAAACATCAGAATTTGGTCGCCATCTGTGAGCCAATGCAGAATTCCTGCAACTAAGATGCCTTTGTTTTTAGCCAGATTGTAATTGCATTTACAACACTCTTGTGATCTTCTCCACAACCCTGTCTTTGAGGAATATATATCAAGAACAAAACAGGATTCTTCTTCTTCCTTCTCTTCTTCTTTGTTGGCCTCTGTCTCTGTAGCACAGACTGACACTAATGTGAAATCTGTCGAAGCATCAATGGGGTTCCGAAAAGGATCAAAAGCCAGGGAGATGCTGCTGCTTCTGGGCAGATTAGGCCATTTTACAGGCGTCCATTGTTTAATCAATGGATTGCAAACATATATTATAGGCGTGGGAGTAGGGAAACAACTTCGACAGCAAATTAAGCCGTTGTTCGATGACAAAATGACAACATTTTCGGGGAGAAAGCTCAAAATGTTGTTCCACACTTTAACACTTTCCAGTTCAATTGGGATATAGCTGATCGATTCAATATCCTTATCAGACCACCTATATACCTCCTGGAAGAATAGTCCTGACACGTATTCTGTCTTTTTCAACTGGAGGCGAATGAAAGACCGGTCCGATATAAGATCATACCACTCTTTCGAAACATACTTCAACCGATGCAATGCTCTAGCTGACAGTCGGGATAGTACATTAATGGGGATATCATTGTCAGAAAACCAACGCCCCTTCATTTCCCACAAACTGCAAGAAGAAATTTCATCTTGGGTGACGTCAAATACCAACATATAAATTTTTACAGAGTGCATATATCTGAGAACATACACTGCATAAGTAGTAATAAATACGGCAGTTCTAGTCAGTCTCCTTTCAATTGTGACAGAGAGGAGAAACTGAGTAGCATTTCGTAGGCAGTGGTTTCAAACCAATCTTCTATACTATGAAACGCGAAATTACAACGAGAGCTTCAAGTATTTTTCGGAAAAATAAGAAGTTTAGATGATACGCCACTATACCAAACTAGCGCTAAGCAAACACAGTGTTGCTACCCAATactaaacttcaaaatataaGAAATCATAACACGAATACCGCCATATCTGATGGAAAGGGGAAAAAGATGATGAATCTGTGAGTAATAAGCCAACGATTCAAGTAAGCAAGCAAACCGGCTAAAAGAATCCGTAGAGCAAAAAATAAAAGCAAACGTCAATGAAAAAACATCTTTACAACTTAAAAGAAAATATGGGTTTTCCGCCGGACTGTACAACCTCAAAAATAACAGACATCCTAAAATGTTGAGGCATCCGAAGGAAAAAGTTTCAACACCCATGAAAGAAAACCATGGATAAAATCACTGAAACACTATTGTACCACATTTCTCAAGCCAAAAAGAACATTATTCTTCGAAAATAAGAGCTCAAAACATGGGGAGCAAGAACAAACCTCAGTTTTTGGCAACGAATTTCTGACGATTACTGGAGCTGAGAAAACAAAGAAGAAAAATCGACAGATACGAGTGACGAATCTGATACCATGTATTGtgcaaaaaataataatgaaacaaaaggaagaaaaaagaaagaaactgTAAACCTGGAAGTCTCTCCGTCTCGGCAAAGTGCAGACGGTGGGTGGTTTGGGAATGGAGTCATGGACGGAACAAACACGTCACGCGTTTTATTATTCCCTGTAgttaaaatttcaatttaatCCAATACGTGATGTGTTTTGGATTCtagcatgttttttttttttttggtcaaaTTTGTGAAAGATCGTTTGCTGAACATTTTTTCGgatgtttcaaataaaatattctccaatgaactgcaatagctcgtgttctaagaatattaacatcgataaattaaatcgagttttgttaaaaaccaagcggaagaaactcgaagtaatcatttgtcaagaagactgttatattagaaagtattttatcttatgtaaactgaataaccgaaaaatgatagattagtttttgcattcatcagttcagttatggtgacagctGAACTCATGGATACTCTAACTAATCCAAATAGTttaaaaacaatagttaaacagttaaatacacaagatatgtttatggatgttcggagacttcaactgctcctacgtcaccccttctaccgcctcggatgggatccactagaagactttgatttatacaactctttgtacaaacccactcagctaagACTTACACCActacctaaactgaactcctagacttagactgaaggcagcaccttccagtcaacacttctttaatgtctatgtgagaaagactatatacacaagtttaacgtctttgtgcaagactgtatttgaatGGATGAGAGTGTTTGTGCAAGATTGTATTTGAGTGGATGatagtgtttgtgtgtgagaactgaacaaggatgttctcacataCTGAGAGAAATGCGCTTCTATTCTAAGCTGACATAtctgtgaagagttccctcgactgggctgaatgcttctctctttaagctgatatgactttgaagcgtgccttttcttttctctcttgagttGCATATtatttgagtcttcactgatcttctctttatataggcggaaaaaactgatcgtacagtgagattcatttattgtatccgttgcatcttgaattcgtttcttggactttgtgtctcgacttttcgactgcccttctgaaacgtttttgtctttaatgttctgatgcaacgtccattactGTCCTTTGACTGggtaatggctttgtaccttcacgtacagctggattccacttgaaagagtttgtcttcatccataactgaaaagATTCTAaccgatgcttcgaactggtcagttgaactgatctttcagttgggctggtgaaatcagttgactcgtcagtggaactgatttcacacttgttcagttggactgatcagctgggtttcttcatcagttgaacccTCCTTCAGCTGGCAaggcttctgaggttttcctgctgaatcacctatcaactggacaatcagctggactgctcaattgacgtaataagttagactgattcatttcatgcgatcagttgggtctttagttttgcgatataaacatctcgtgagtgatcctagatgttgcacactaaggtagatcattagtaacataattaacaggttttgttatcaccaaaatcaagattgcgaacttgaaaagttctaacaatctcccccttttttatGATTACAAAACATGAGCAGTTAAgcgcaatatattcagttcaagggttAGCAAGTTCAAATATCATTAAAGGCTCCccctttataactgaatttaatgagattaaaataaccaaaaattcatctCCAAACTGAGTTAAAACCTTTTTAAAAGAGATGGACAAAATTAAGAAACTacttttcagttgatgaaaaggaaagaaTTTTTCTTAACAACTGAGTTTTAAAACCGATTAATAATACTTTTTAGATTGAGAGAAAAACGAGAAACTCCCCCTCAAAAACTGAATAAAAAACCCGTAtctgaaagatatttatatagtcattcattcagagattataatcattcaagcaatgtagaCAAGAGATTTGGAAATATTCATTCAGTCACAATAAAACAGAGCTGAACAAATACGATGtttctttaaataaatttccttcTATTTATATCTGAGTATatacatcagttgaacaagaaagatTACTACAAtggtagcatattttaaacaacatcagatgTCAGTTGTTTTGTgtgacagaactggatataccatcaactggttgcttgactgcttgaaCTGCTGCATCGGTTGTGAGTTTATCTTGCTAGAGAAATGAGTTAAACTACTTGAACTTGACTTCTTAGCAGACTAACCGGTCGAGCAGAATCTCACTAGGCTCAACTAGAATGCAGCTGGTGATTTTAATCATCCAACGTCCtagcatggatgagtttcgtctgaagaacagctaacctggtaggcttgcaactgaagacttgttcaaggagcaatttagctgtgcatctttgcagatgattctcagtcccctgCAGACTAATTAAAACCCCTAAGTAAAGAGTCTAAAGAAGTGGCTGCAATATTAGTCACAgaaccaatcctctcaactctttatcaaagagcgacatat from Primulina tabacum isolate GXHZ01 chromosome 3, ASM2559414v2, whole genome shotgun sequence encodes:
- the LOC142541077 gene encoding uncharacterized protein LOC142541077 yields the protein MSYMRGDLLAKTRKLVKGLARAEPMWLKAMEKAPPATFPRAEKKLKSISLPEDVYVNKFFQKHPDSKHEGAIVISGFDPPAARVFAWRVLELKEHGISDEDAIAVADMEYRNERKAKRKAFARLKQIARIQGRSPPPNPYSSAIKEIQAEERKFVHDRFYDSATREILQKLKQERAAEFQDRRGGFIGS
- the LOC142541076 gene encoding F-box protein At5g49610-like — encoded protein: MKGRWFSDNDIPINVLSRLSARALHRLKYVSKEWYDLISDRSFIRLQLKKTEYVSGLFFQEVYRWSDKDIESISYIPIELESVKVWNNILSFLPENVVILSSNNGLICCRSCFPTPTPIIYVCNPLIKQWTPVKWPNLPRSSSISLAFDPFRNPIDASTDFTLVSVCATETEANKEEEKEEEESCFVLDIYSSKTGLWRRSQECCKCNYNLAKNKGILVAGILHWLTDGDQILMFDPNNEISWLITVPVPASQLSSIPEMCIGESQGKLYYVIISEDGLQLWVLEDHFTSQWDLKCFTSLEELEKENSKVLYDIPKKVGSRLCKDMLSWIDPLAFKDGIVFLKVSADIYSYQFETGKLKILCDAKTLGPKSMHSPIIATYTMSLVPLDE